In Candidatus Pelagibacter sp. HIMB1321, a single genomic region encodes these proteins:
- a CDS encoding competence/damage-inducible protein A: protein MNKNIKVNAAILIIGNEILSGRTQDTNTSTLAIWLNSIGVSVGEVRVIPDNEKIIIDTVNLLRKNYNYVFTTGGIGPTHDDITAQSISKAFDLKYEIHKEAFKILEAYYKPGEFNEGRQKMTWMPSNANLILNPTSGAPGFNVENVFCLPGVPSILKSMLGGLKNKIVGGEPIKSLTINLRTVESEIAESLTKVQDDNNEVEIGSYPFFQAGKLGVSIVVRSEDQSKIDQCNSQILKFVKEKKIEIVER, encoded by the coding sequence GTGAATAAAAACATAAAAGTTAATGCCGCAATTTTAATTATTGGGAATGAAATTCTTTCGGGAAGAACTCAAGATACTAATACTTCAACACTAGCTATTTGGTTAAATTCTATTGGTGTAAGTGTCGGGGAAGTTAGGGTAATTCCTGATAATGAAAAAATAATTATAGATACCGTAAACTTGTTAAGAAAAAATTATAATTACGTTTTTACAACAGGTGGAATAGGGCCCACTCATGACGACATAACTGCACAATCTATTTCAAAAGCATTTGATCTTAAATATGAAATTCATAAAGAAGCTTTTAAAATTTTAGAAGCATATTACAAACCGGGTGAATTTAATGAAGGGAGACAAAAAATGACTTGGATGCCAAGCAATGCAAATTTAATTTTAAACCCCACAAGTGGTGCTCCAGGTTTTAATGTTGAAAATGTTTTTTGCTTACCAGGAGTTCCTTCAATTTTAAAATCTATGTTGGGAGGATTAAAAAATAAAATTGTCGGTGGAGAGCCAATTAAAAGTCTCACAATAAATTTAAGAACAGTTGAAAGTGAAATAGCAGAGTCGTTAACAAAAGTTCAAGATGACAATAATGAAGTTGAAATTGGCAGTTATCCTTTTTTTCAAGCGGGTAAATTAGGAGTTTCAATTGTAGTAAGATCTGAAGATCAATCTAAAATTGATCAATGTAATTCACAAATTTTAAAATTTGTTAAAGAAAAAAAAATAGAAATTGTTGAACGATAA
- the sfsA gene encoding DNA/RNA nuclease SfsA: protein MEFSKPLVKGKLIKRYKRFFTDIKIDNQIVTAHCPNTGSMYGLLDEGNEVYLLPNNDPKRKLKYGLEIIKTRKNLVGVNTHIANKITHHALKNNLIKELKGSDLIKPEVFFNKETRFDFLIEKNKQKSFLEVKNVTLFRDKKTAEFPDAVTERGSKHLLTLIDAIKKGFKAYLLFLVQIQNMEEFKIAKDIDINYYNNYLLAKKAGVNFLAYRCNISSKKIYIDKKLKIIDV from the coding sequence ATGGAATTTTCCAAGCCTCTAGTAAAAGGCAAACTAATCAAACGATATAAACGTTTTTTTACAGACATAAAAATAGATAATCAGATTGTTACTGCACATTGTCCAAATACTGGTTCAATGTATGGCTTATTAGATGAAGGTAACGAAGTTTATTTGCTTCCTAACAATGATCCCAAAAGAAAACTAAAATATGGATTAGAAATCATAAAAACAAGAAAAAACTTAGTTGGTGTTAATACTCATATTGCAAATAAAATAACACACCATGCTTTGAAAAATAATCTAATAAAAGAACTTAAAGGTAGTGATTTAATTAAGCCTGAGGTATTTTTTAATAAAGAAACTAGATTTGATTTTCTTATAGAAAAGAATAAACAAAAAAGCTTTCTAGAAGTTAAAAATGTTACTCTATTTAGAGATAAAAAAACTGCTGAATTTCCCGATGCTGTAACAGAGCGTGGTTCAAAACATTTATTAACACTAATCGATGCTATAAAAAAAGGATTTAAGGCTTATTTATTATTCTTAGTTCAAATTCAAAATATGGAAGAATTTAAAATAGCTAAGGATATTGATATCAATTATTACAATAACTATTTGCTAGCTAAAAAAGCTGGTGTTAACTTCCTTGCTTATAGATGTAATATAAGCTCTAAAAAAATTTATATAGATAAAAAACTAAAAATTATTGATGTCTGA
- the map gene encoding type I methionyl aminopeptidase, whose product MSDYKEKFEKMRVAGKLAAQTLDMLTANIKEGISTDYIDKLGYEFIRDHGGYSAPLYYRGFTKSLCTSLNHVVCHGIPSDRILRDGDAINVDVTAIVDEHYGDTSRMFSIGNTSVKLNNLIDTTYESMMRAIKILKPGIRLGDIGYEIQSFVEEKGFSVVRDFCGHGISTTFHEPPNILHYGSKNSGMELRPGMTFTIEPMINAGKFPVKMLNDGWTAVTKDKSLSVQFEHTLGITENGYEIFTESAKGFSKPPYL is encoded by the coding sequence ATGTCTGATTATAAAGAAAAATTTGAAAAAATGAGAGTTGCTGGAAAACTAGCGGCACAAACTTTGGATATGCTTACCGCTAATATTAAGGAAGGTATCTCAACAGATTACATTGATAAACTTGGGTATGAATTTATAAGAGACCACGGAGGATATTCTGCTCCACTTTATTATAGAGGGTTTACAAAATCTTTATGCACATCTCTAAATCATGTTGTTTGTCATGGAATTCCTTCTGATAGAATTTTAAGAGATGGTGATGCGATTAATGTAGATGTAACAGCTATTGTTGATGAGCATTATGGAGATACAAGCAGAATGTTTTCTATAGGCAATACTTCGGTAAAATTAAATAATCTAATTGATACAACTTATGAGTCTATGATGAGGGCAATAAAAATTTTGAAACCCGGGATAAGACTTGGAGATATTGGTTATGAAATACAATCATTTGTTGAAGAAAAAGGTTTTTCAGTTGTAAGGGATTTTTGTGGTCATGGTATCAGCACAACATTTCATGAACCACCAAATATACTTCACTATGGTAGTAAAAATAGTGGAATGGAATTAAGACCAGGAATGACTTTTACAATCGAGCCAATGATTAATGCAGGAAAATTTCCTGTTAAAATGTTAAATGATGGATGGACAGCAGTTACAAAAGATAAATCTTTATCAGTACAATTTGAACATACATTGGGAATTACTGAAAATGGTTATGAAATATTCACAGAATCTGCTAAAGGTTTTTCTAAGCCTCCATACTTATAA
- the purB gene encoding adenylosuccinate lyase has product MIKRYSRKKLTDIWSEENKYQIWLDVEVAAAEAMEKLNQIPKGVASIVRKKARINVKRIHQIEAEVKHDVIAFLTSVTEKAGIKARYLHQGMTSSDVLDTSFNIQMVQSGKIILKDIDQILKVLKKQAKKYKLTPCMGRSHGIHAEPVTFGLKLASFYEEFKRNRKRLVDAINEVSTCAISGAVGTFANISPNVENHVARKLGLKVEPISTQVIPRDRHAFYFSVLGIIAGSIERVATEIRHLQRTEVYELQEFFSKNQKGSSAMPHKKNPILSENLTGLARMVRSAVVPALENIALWHERDISHSSVERNIGPDANITIDFALVRLTNILDNMIVYPKKMLENLNLTKGLIFSQELMLELTKSGLSREKSYKMVQTYAKKCFADNLNLFDVVSDDKFIMSKITTKRLKEIFSYNKHFKNVNLIFRRVFK; this is encoded by the coding sequence ATGATAAAAAGATATTCTCGAAAAAAACTCACTGACATTTGGTCGGAAGAAAATAAATACCAAATTTGGTTAGATGTTGAAGTCGCTGCAGCTGAGGCTATGGAAAAACTAAATCAAATTCCTAAGGGTGTAGCCTCAATAGTAAGAAAAAAAGCTCGAATAAATGTAAAAAGAATTCATCAAATTGAAGCTGAGGTAAAACACGACGTTATAGCTTTTTTAACTTCAGTCACTGAAAAAGCTGGTATTAAAGCTAGATATTTACATCAAGGAATGACCTCTTCAGATGTATTGGATACGAGTTTTAATATTCAAATGGTCCAATCTGGTAAAATAATCCTTAAAGATATAGATCAAATTTTAAAAGTTTTAAAAAAACAGGCTAAAAAATATAAGCTAACTCCTTGCATGGGGAGAAGTCATGGCATTCATGCTGAACCTGTAACATTTGGATTAAAATTGGCTTCGTTTTACGAAGAATTCAAAAGGAACCGTAAAAGACTTGTTGATGCTATAAATGAAGTTTCAACTTGCGCCATTTCAGGTGCTGTTGGAACATTTGCAAATATTAGCCCAAATGTTGAAAATCATGTTGCAAGAAAATTAGGATTAAAAGTAGAGCCTATATCAACACAAGTTATTCCAAGAGACAGGCATGCATTTTATTTTTCCGTTTTAGGAATTATTGCAGGTTCAATTGAAAGAGTTGCAACTGAGATCAGGCATTTACAAAGAACTGAGGTATATGAGTTGCAAGAATTCTTTTCAAAAAATCAAAAAGGTTCCTCAGCAATGCCACACAAAAAAAATCCAATTTTAAGTGAAAATTTAACTGGACTAGCAAGAATGGTTAGAAGTGCTGTAGTGCCTGCCTTGGAAAATATTGCCTTATGGCATGAAAGAGATATTTCACATTCAAGTGTTGAAAGAAACATTGGTCCAGATGCAAATATTACAATTGATTTTGCATTAGTAAGATTAACAAACATACTTGATAATATGATTGTTTACCCAAAAAAAATGTTAGAAAATTTAAATTTAACAAAAGGATTAATTTTTTCACAAGAATTAATGCTAGAACTCACTAAATCTGGTCTAAGTAGAGAGAAATCATACAAAATGGTTCAAACATATGCAAAAAAATGTTTTGCTGATAACTTAAATTTATTTGATGTAGTATCAGACGATAAATTTATTATGAGTAAAATTACTACAAAAAGATTAAAAGAAATTTTTAGCTATAATAAGCATTTCAAAAACGTTAATTTAATTTTTAGAAGAGTATTTAAATAA
- the purC gene encoding phosphoribosylaminoimidazolesuccinocarboxamide synthase, with translation MKKGKKLYEGKAKIIYATTDKNLVIQYFKDDATAFNNQKKSIIEGKGVLNNRISEHILSNLSQIGIKNHLVKRLNMREQIIKLVEIIPIEFVVRNIATGSITKRLGIEDGTVLKEPLIEYCLKDDKLGDPLIAEEHIYAFDWASKKEIEKVKKMILRINDFMIGMFRGVGIKLIDFKLEFGRYKSNGKSEIILADEISPDTCRLWDSITDKKLDKDRFRKDLGDLIPAYTEVAKRLGILHEQSNVSAVNITKLSSVKRKRK, from the coding sequence ATGAAAAAAGGTAAAAAACTTTACGAGGGAAAAGCTAAAATTATTTATGCTACAACTGATAAAAATTTAGTTATTCAATATTTCAAAGATGATGCAACCGCTTTCAATAATCAAAAAAAAAGCATTATTGAAGGTAAGGGTGTTTTAAACAATAGAATTTCAGAACATATCCTTTCCAATTTATCTCAAATAGGGATTAAAAATCATCTAGTTAAAAGACTTAATATGAGAGAGCAAATTATAAAATTGGTAGAAATAATTCCAATCGAGTTTGTTGTAAGAAATATTGCAACTGGCTCTATTACAAAAAGACTAGGAATTGAAGATGGTACAGTTTTAAAAGAACCTCTAATTGAATATTGTTTAAAGGATGACAAATTAGGAGATCCATTAATAGCTGAAGAACATATCTATGCTTTTGATTGGGCTTCAAAAAAAGAAATAGAAAAAGTTAAAAAAATGATTTTAAGAATTAACGACTTTATGATCGGAATGTTTAGAGGTGTTGGAATTAAACTAATCGATTTTAAATTAGAATTTGGAAGATATAAATCTAATGGAAAATCAGAAATAATATTGGCTGATGAAATAAGCCCTGATACATGCAGATTATGGGATAGCATTACTGACAAAAAACTTGATAAAGATAGATTTAGAAAAGATTTAGGTGATCTCATTCCAGCTTATACTGAAGTAGCTAAAAGACTTGGTATACTTCATGAGCAGTCTAATGTTTCAGCAGTAAATATTACAAAATTGTCTTCAGTGAAAAGAAAACGTAAATGA
- the purS gene encoding phosphoribosylformylglycinamidine synthase subunit PurS translates to MKISVIITLKKDVLDPQGKVIHQTLNGMGFENINEVRQGKYFEIDTKETDPKKAQDQVEEMCKKLLANLVIENYKIIDAQ, encoded by the coding sequence ATGAAAATTTCAGTAATCATCACACTTAAAAAGGATGTACTTGATCCACAAGGAAAAGTTATTCATCAAACTTTAAATGGTATGGGATTTGAAAATATTAATGAAGTTAGACAAGGAAAATATTTTGAAATCGATACAAAAGAAACTGATCCAAAAAAAGCTCAAGATCAAGTAGAAGAAATGTGTAAAAAACTTTTAGCAAATCTTGTCATTGAAAATTATAAAATTATTGACGCTCAATAA
- the purQ gene encoding phosphoribosylformylglycinamidine synthase I: protein MKSSVITFPGSNCDRDMDVALKKFGFKNKMVWHNDVELPKSDLVVLPGGFSYGDYLRCGSMASKSKIMQSVINFANSGGMVMGICNGFQILVETGLVPGMLLRNKYLEFICKNIFVKINNKHNTYFKNIDNEVLELHIAHNEGNYFCTNDQLKEIKDNEQIAINYCSKNGEIDEQFNPNGSIENIAGIFNKEKNVLGMMPHPERMIDKYLSGEDGSLFFNNLLNNIK from the coding sequence ATGAAATCATCTGTCATTACATTTCCTGGTTCAAATTGTGACAGAGATATGGACGTTGCTTTAAAAAAATTTGGTTTCAAAAATAAAATGGTTTGGCACAATGATGTTGAATTACCAAAAAGTGATTTGGTAGTTCTTCCTGGCGGTTTTTCGTATGGCGATTATTTAAGATGTGGAAGTATGGCCTCTAAATCCAAAATTATGCAATCCGTAATCAATTTTGCAAATTCTGGGGGAATGGTGATGGGTATATGTAATGGTTTTCAAATTTTAGTTGAAACAGGTTTAGTTCCAGGGATGTTGTTAAGAAATAAATATCTAGAATTTATTTGTAAAAATATTTTTGTCAAAATTAACAACAAACATAATACTTATTTTAAAAATATTGATAATGAGGTTTTGGAACTACATATAGCTCATAACGAGGGCAATTACTTTTGTACTAATGATCAATTAAAAGAAATTAAAGATAATGAACAAATAGCAATTAATTATTGTAGTAAAAATGGAGAAATTGATGAACAATTTAATCCAAACGGTTCAATTGAAAATATTGCGGGTATTTTTAATAAAGAAAAAAATGTTTTAGGGATGATGCCCCACCCTGAAAGAATGATTGATAAGTACTTATCTGGAGAAGATGGGTCACTTTTTTTTAATAACCTTCTTAATAATATTAAATGA
- the purL gene encoding phosphoribosylformylglycinamidine synthase subunit PurL, with the protein MIVNEQVAIDHGLKKDEYKKICELLDRTPNITELGIFSAMWNEHCSYKSSRLHLKKLPTKGKQVIQGPGENAGVVDIGDDDAIVFKIESHNHPSFIEPYQGAATGVGGIMRDVFTMGARPIANLNSIHFGSPQHKKTKNLLRGVVHGIGGYGNCMGIPTIAGQTSFDSSYNGNILVNAMTLGLVKKDKIFYSKAAGLNKPVIYVGSKTGRDGIHGASMASASFDEKIEEKKPTVQVGDPFTEKLLLEACLELMAGDSIIAIQDMGAAGLTSSSIEMASKGNLGIEINLNKVPTREANMTPYEIMLSESQERMLIVLENGKEDAAKKIFDKWDLDFAVIGKTTKSKKIELFFDNEKVADIPVNTLVENSPMYDRKWKKAKPPKKIKVEKEDINNLKVIEVLKKILSNPNICSKEWIWQQYDHTVMGDTIQKPGGDSGVVRVHGTNKAVAASVDSSAVYCWAHPPTGGKQVVCESFRNLISVGAKPIAITNCLNFGSPENEENMGEFVECVQGIGEASEYLKFPVVSGNVSFYNQTKDVGIKPTPSIGGVGLIKDYQKMITMDLKEVDNIVLVIGKTEGHIDQSVFARNILDEKNGPPPEVNLFNEKNNGETVLKLIDAGLIKSAHDVSLGGIITAISKMCIKGNKGIDLKKPKYLISDIEYFFSEDQGRYLIEVTKKDLKKVTIILDKNAVHYDELGVINEDQLYINEKSKITIDELKSSNTSWLNNYMDN; encoded by the coding sequence ATGATTGTAAACGAACAAGTGGCTATAGACCACGGTCTTAAAAAAGATGAATATAAAAAGATATGCGAGCTTTTAGATAGAACTCCTAATATTACAGAACTTGGAATATTTTCTGCAATGTGGAATGAACATTGCTCTTATAAATCTTCAAGATTGCACCTTAAAAAACTTCCAACTAAGGGAAAACAGGTAATTCAAGGTCCTGGTGAAAATGCTGGTGTGGTTGATATTGGAGATGACGATGCAATTGTATTTAAAATAGAAAGTCATAATCATCCATCATTTATTGAACCTTATCAAGGTGCAGCTACTGGCGTTGGTGGAATAATGAGAGATGTGTTTACAATGGGTGCAAGACCTATTGCTAATTTAAATTCAATTCATTTTGGTTCCCCTCAACATAAAAAGACAAAAAATTTATTAAGAGGTGTTGTTCATGGAATTGGTGGCTACGGCAATTGTATGGGTATTCCAACTATTGCTGGTCAAACAAGTTTTGACAGCTCTTACAACGGTAATATTTTGGTAAATGCAATGACTTTGGGTTTAGTTAAAAAAGATAAAATATTTTACTCAAAAGCTGCTGGATTAAATAAGCCAGTAATCTATGTGGGTTCTAAAACTGGTCGTGATGGCATTCATGGAGCAAGTATGGCCTCAGCCAGCTTTGATGAAAAAATTGAGGAAAAAAAACCAACTGTTCAAGTTGGAGATCCTTTTACAGAAAAATTACTACTTGAGGCTTGTCTAGAGTTAATGGCTGGAGATTCAATTATTGCAATTCAAGACATGGGTGCAGCTGGTCTAACTTCATCAAGTATTGAAATGGCTTCAAAGGGAAATTTGGGAATAGAAATTAATTTAAATAAGGTGCCCACACGAGAAGCTAATATGACTCCGTACGAGATTATGTTGTCTGAAAGTCAGGAAAGAATGTTAATTGTTCTTGAAAATGGCAAAGAGGATGCTGCAAAAAAAATATTTGATAAATGGGATCTAGATTTTGCTGTAATTGGAAAAACAACTAAATCTAAAAAAATTGAACTTTTTTTTGATAATGAAAAGGTCGCAGATATTCCTGTAAATACATTAGTTGAAAACTCACCTATGTATGATCGTAAATGGAAAAAAGCTAAACCTCCAAAAAAAATTAAAGTTGAAAAAGAAGATATAAATAATTTAAAAGTAATTGAAGTACTTAAGAAAATTTTATCTAATCCAAATATTTGTAGCAAAGAATGGATTTGGCAACAATACGATCATACTGTTATGGGAGATACTATTCAAAAACCAGGTGGAGACTCAGGTGTGGTAAGAGTGCATGGCACAAATAAAGCTGTAGCTGCGTCTGTAGACTCGTCTGCGGTTTATTGTTGGGCTCACCCACCAACAGGTGGAAAACAAGTTGTTTGTGAAAGTTTTAGAAATCTAATTTCTGTGGGTGCAAAACCTATTGCTATTACAAATTGTTTAAATTTTGGAAGTCCTGAAAATGAAGAAAATATGGGTGAGTTTGTTGAATGTGTTCAGGGAATTGGTGAGGCTAGTGAATACTTAAAATTTCCAGTGGTTTCAGGAAACGTGTCTTTCTACAACCAAACAAAAGATGTGGGTATTAAACCCACCCCTTCAATTGGTGGTGTAGGATTAATTAAAGACTATCAAAAAATGATTACAATGGACCTAAAAGAAGTAGATAATATTGTTTTGGTTATTGGAAAAACTGAAGGTCATATTGATCAAAGTGTGTTTGCAAGAAATATTTTAGATGAAAAAAATGGTCCTCCCCCTGAAGTTAATCTTTTTAATGAAAAGAATAATGGAGAAACGGTTTTAAAATTAATTGATGCTGGTTTAATTAAGAGTGCTCATGATGTTTCTCTTGGTGGAATTATAACTGCAATTAGTAAAATGTGCATAAAAGGTAATAAAGGAATTGATCTTAAAAAACCAAAATATCTTATCAGTGATATTGAGTATTTCTTTTCAGAAGATCAAGGTCGTTACTTAATTGAAGTAACCAAAAAAGATTTGAAAAAAGTAACTATAATACTTGATAAAAATGCAGTTCATTATGATGAGTTAGGGGTAATAAATGAAGATCAACTTTATATTAATGAAAAGTCAAAAATTACAATTGACGAGTTAAAATCATCTAATACAAGTTGGTTGAATAACTATATGGATAATTAA
- a CDS encoding BolA/IbaG family iron-sulfur metabolism protein — MAMDLKEIESLIKEALSDATVEIQDLAGDGNHYSATVTSAQFSGKSKIEQHKMVYNSLKGKMGNELHALAIKTKEQ, encoded by the coding sequence ATGGCAATGGATTTAAAAGAAATTGAGAGTTTAATAAAAGAGGCTTTAAGTGATGCGACTGTTGAAATTCAAGATCTAGCTGGAGATGGAAATCACTACTCAGCAACTGTAACCTCTGCTCAATTTTCCGGTAAAAGTAAAATTGAACAACATAAAATGGTATACAATTCACTAAAAGGTAAGATGGGAAATGAACTTCACGCACTAGCAATTAAAACAAAGGAACAATAA
- the grxD gene encoding Grx4 family monothiol glutaredoxin, with protein MDENTKNLIQNHIDTNEVCLFMKGTPDAPQCGFSMAVSNMLKILEVNFKGINVLENQNLREGIKTFSDWPTIPQLYIKKEFVGGCDIVKEMYENGELKKVLEDKGVSFKK; from the coding sequence ATGGATGAAAATACAAAAAATTTAATTCAAAATCACATTGACACAAACGAAGTATGTTTGTTTATGAAAGGAACACCTGATGCTCCGCAATGTGGGTTTTCTATGGCTGTTTCAAATATGCTAAAAATTCTAGAAGTTAATTTTAAAGGAATAAATGTTCTTGAAAATCAAAATCTAAGAGAAGGTATTAAAACTTTCAGTGACTGGCCTACTATCCCACAGCTATATATCAAAAAAGAATTTGTTGGTGGTTGCGATATAGTAAAAGAAATGTACGAAAATGGTGAACTTAAAAAGGTTCTTGAGGATAAAGGTGTTAGTTTTAAAAAATAA
- the rpsD gene encoding 30S ribosomal protein S4, translating into MTKRLNSKHKVDRRLKVNLWGRPKSPFNTRAYGPGQHGQTRSSKPSDYGIQLQAKQKLKAYYGNINERQFRNIYKKATMLKGNTSENLIGLLERRLDAIIYRAKFATTIFSARQLINHGHVKVNGKKVNIASYSVKEEDTIEIRDKSKQLAIIDIALANKEREIPEYIQMDEKNKKLKFVRVPKFEEVPYPIVMEPSLVIEYYSR; encoded by the coding sequence ATGACAAAAAGATTAAACTCTAAACATAAAGTAGATAGAAGACTTAAAGTCAATTTATGGGGAAGACCAAAAAGCCCTTTTAACACAAGAGCATATGGACCTGGTCAACATGGTCAAACAAGATCTTCAAAACCATCTGATTATGGAATTCAATTACAAGCTAAGCAAAAATTAAAAGCTTATTACGGTAATATTAACGAAAGACAGTTTAGAAATATTTATAAAAAAGCTACTATGCTTAAGGGAAACACAAGTGAAAATTTAATTGGTCTATTAGAGAGAAGACTTGATGCAATTATTTACCGAGCAAAGTTTGCAACTACAATTTTTTCTGCAAGACAATTAATTAACCATGGCCACGTAAAAGTGAATGGTAAAAAAGTTAATATAGCCTCTTATTCAGTTAAAGAGGAAGACACTATTGAAATAAGAGATAAATCTAAGCAACTTGCAATCATAGATATCGCTTTAGCAAATAAAGAGAGAGAAATTCCTGAATACATTCAAATGGATGAAAAAAATAAGAAATTAAAGTTTGTTAGAGTACCAAAATTTGAAGAAGTTCCTTATCCGATCGTGATGGAACCTAGCTTAGTAATCGAATATTATTCAAGATAG
- a CDS encoding RNA methyltransferase, which translates to MSNNNISFILHKPQLSENIGACARAMKNFDFQKMIVVDPKPIFPNDKILATSVGAKDVINKSKTFKDLKSALKNIDIVIATSARFRNKNIKHIQLEDLKKIDFKKKVAFLFGSEASGLSNNEISYCNYTLQIPTNPKFKSLNLSHSLIIIAYYASSILKSKTLKFLKSDKVKTATKREILLMADLCIKNLDEFNFFKPKEKKPIMLENLRNIFYRMELSSKETRILSGVFASLGKKR; encoded by the coding sequence ATGTCGAATAATAATATTTCTTTTATCTTACATAAACCCCAACTTTCAGAAAATATTGGTGCTTGTGCTAGGGCTATGAAAAATTTTGATTTTCAAAAGATGATTGTTGTTGATCCTAAACCAATTTTTCCAAATGACAAAATTTTAGCAACCTCGGTTGGGGCTAAAGATGTTATAAATAAAAGTAAAACTTTTAAAGATTTAAAATCTGCTCTTAAAAATATCGATATTGTTATTGCAACATCAGCAAGATTTAGAAATAAAAATATTAAACATATTCAATTAGAAGATCTAAAAAAAATAGACTTTAAAAAAAAAGTTGCTTTTCTTTTTGGTTCAGAGGCATCAGGATTATCAAATAATGAAATAAGTTATTGTAATTATACTTTACAAATACCAACAAACCCTAAATTCAAATCATTAAATTTATCTCATAGTCTAATAATTATTGCTTATTATGCTTCAAGCATTCTTAAATCTAAAACTTTAAAGTTTTTAAAATCAGACAAAGTTAAAACAGCTACAAAACGAGAAATTTTACTAATGGCTGATTTATGCATAAAAAATTTAGATGAATTTAATTTTTTTAAACCAAAAGAAAAGAAGCCAATTATGCTAGAGAACTTAAGAAATATTTTTTATAGAATGGAATTATCATCTAAAGAAACCCGCATTTTATCTGGAGTATTTGCTAGTTTAGGAAAAAAACGTTGA
- a CDS encoding urea carboxylase-associated family protein, translating to MKIKKFSKKPNDINDRIGAKPIVCYPNSNIEEKNLDILHKARKNLVKKSEILIPPRDAKTFEVKEGEFFRIESFEGPQVGDLNLFNLNNLDEKFYSGKTRALYGTHLSVGDKMFSSFPYLRSLATITWDTLDWYDYDEDGGSVHDVIGTRCDPYTSKLLSGNDYHYCCHSNLTRALVKEKNLNIDEAEKIVHDVLNVFMLTGFTNDTKQYFMKASPVRPGDYLEFYAETDILGALSACPGGDCGSEHSSDTAKCYPLKVSIWTVDQEYLKDFKGSNISNYNRDHGIK from the coding sequence ATGAAAATTAAAAAATTTTCAAAAAAACCTAATGATATCAATGATAGAATAGGAGCAAAGCCTATTGTTTGTTACCCTAATAGTAATATAGAGGAAAAAAATTTAGATATTCTTCATAAAGCTAGAAAAAACCTTGTTAAAAAAAGTGAAATTTTAATTCCACCTAGAGACGCAAAAACTTTTGAAGTTAAAGAAGGAGAATTTTTTAGGATTGAAAGTTTTGAGGGTCCTCAGGTTGGAGATTTAAATTTATTTAATTTAAATAATTTAGATGAAAAATTTTATTCTGGTAAAACTAGAGCACTTTATGGGACACATCTATCGGTTGGTGATAAAATGTTCAGTAGCTTTCCATATTTGAGGTCGTTAGCAACTATTACTTGGGATACACTAGACTGGTATGATTACGATGAAGACGGAGGCTCGGTTCACGATGTAATTGGAACAAGATGTGATCCCTATACCTCTAAATTGTTATCAGGCAATGATTATCATTATTGTTGTCACTCAAACCTAACCAGAGCTTTAGTTAAAGAAAAAAATCTGAATATTGATGAAGCTGAAAAAATTGTTCATGATGTATTAAATGTTTTTATGTTAACTGGATTTACAAATGATACTAAACAATACTTTATGAAGGCAAGTCCAGTTAGACCTGGTGATTATTTAGAATTCTATGCTGAAACAGATATCTTAGGAGCTCTTTCAGCTTGTCCTGGGGGAGATTGTGGTTCAGAACATTCATCAGATACTGCAAAATGCTATCCACTAAAAGTTAGTATTTGGACAGTTGATCAAGAATATTTAAAAGATTTTAAAGGATCAAATATTTCAAATTATAATAGAGATCATGGCATAAAATAA